In the genome of Bosea sp. ANAM02, the window TCCGTCACCGCGAGTTCAAGCGCGGGAGCCTCGGTCGCGATGCATTCGGCATAGAAGCGGGCGGTGGCGAGATCGGCCGTGCCCTCGGCTTCCGAGCGGGTGGCGAGGGCCTTCTTCGCCAAGCCCGTGCCGCCCTGCGCCAGCGCGAAGAGCTTGAGATAGGGCGTCGCGCCGGCCAGCGCGTCCGCCAGCTTGCTGCCCAGCGTCGCCAGCATCCACTCCGTCGCGCGCTCCAGCGCATCGACGGCGGCGCCGAGGCGGGCGGCGGCGTGGCCGAAGCCCGGATCATTGGCGCGCTCGACCTCGGCGACGATGCCGCGCATCTCGGCGATCAGCGCCTGGACCGCATCGCCCTGCGACAGCGGCAGCTTGCGGGTGACGAGATCGATCGCCTGGATGCCGTTGGTGCCTTCGTAGATCGCGGCGATACGGGCATCGCGCAGGTGCTGGGCGGCGCCGGTCTCCTCGACGAAGCCCATGCCGCCATGAACCTGCACGCCGGTCGAGGCGACGTCGATGCCGATATCGGTGGCATAGGCCTTGGCGATCGGCGTCAGGATCGCAGCGCGCTCGGACGCCGCCCTGCGCCTGGCCTCGTCGGTCTCGCGATGCGAGCGGTCGAGCGCCTCGGCGACCTGATAGGAAATGGCGCGGGCGCCCTGCGTCTTGGCGCGCATGTCCATCAGCATGCGGCGCACGTCCGGATGGACGATGATCGGGCTCATCGGCGCACCCTTGGGCGCATCGAGCGCCGCGCCCTGCTTGCGCTCCTGGGCAAAGGCGAGCGCCTGCTGATAGGCGCGCTCGGCGATGGCGACACCCTGCAAGGCGACGTTGAGGCGCGCATTGTTCATCATCGTGAACATGCAGGCGAGGCCGCGATTCTCCTCGCCGATCAGCCAGCCGATGGCGCCGTCATTGTCGCCGAAGGCCATCGAGCAGGTCGGCGAGGCATGGATGCCGAGCTTGTGCTCGATGCCGGAGCAGCGCAGGTCGTTGCGCTGCGCAAGCGATCCATCGGCATTGACGAGGAACTTCGGCACGAGGAAGAGCGAGATGCCGCGCGTGCCGGGAGGGGCATCGGGCAGGCGCGCCAGCACCAGGTGGATGATGTTCCCGGTCAGATCGTGCTCGCCATAAGTGATGAAGATCTTCTGGCCGGTGATGCGATAGGTGCCGTCCCCGACGCGCTCGGCCTTGCTGCGCAGCGCGTTGAGATCGGAGCCGGCCTGCGGCTCGGTCAGGTTCATGGTGCCCATCCACTCGCCGGAGACGAGCTTGGCGAGATAGGTCTCCTTGAGATAGTCGGAGCCGTGCGCATGGAGCGCCTCGATCGCGCCGACCGTCAGCAACGGGCCGAGCGCGAAGGCGAAGGCCGCCGAATTCCACATCTCGATGCAGGCCGATTGCAGCAGCGTCGGCAGGCCCTGCCCGCCATAG includes:
- a CDS encoding acyl-CoA dehydrogenase — translated: MSYRAPVSDMLSTMRHVAGLDMLIADGLVPELEGGVAEAVLDEAAKFANDVIAPLNRVGDLNGSKLKDGAVTTPPGWKEAYKAWAEAGWNALPAPEAYGGQGLPTLLQSACIEMWNSAAFAFALGPLLTVGAIEALHAHGSDYLKETYLAKLVSGEWMGTMNLTEPQAGSDLNALRSKAERVGDGTYRITGQKIFITYGEHDLTGNIIHLVLARLPDAPPGTRGISLFLVPKFLVNADGSLAQRNDLRCSGIEHKLGIHASPTCSMAFGDNDGAIGWLIGEENRGLACMFTMMNNARLNVALQGVAIAERAYQQALAFAQERKQGAALDAPKGAPMSPIIVHPDVRRMLMDMRAKTQGARAISYQVAEALDRSHRETDEARRRAASERAAILTPIAKAYATDIGIDVASTGVQVHGGMGFVEETGAAQHLRDARIAAIYEGTNGIQAIDLVTRKLPLSQGDAVQALIAEMRGIVAEVERANDPGFGHAAARLGAAVDALERATEWMLATLGSKLADALAGATPYLKLFALAQGGTGLAKKALATRSEAEGTADLATARFYAECIATEAPALELAVTEGAGAIADAAAVFAA